One genomic segment of Bradyrhizobium diazoefficiens includes these proteins:
- a CDS encoding DsbA family oxidoreductase, with product MSTLKPLQIDVVSDVVCPWCYIGKHRIESALALVPDVPVKLNFRPFFLNPWVPREGISREDYLTTKFGSVDAYKGIAGRVVAAASEEGLVYRPELVARQPNTTDCHRLILWAETIGKAPEMKQRLMELYFRDGGDLTDVNVLVQAAADIGLDADDVRKRLATDEDVARVSADAQEAAEKGISGVPTYVFAQKYAVSGAQDPNLLARAIRQVSAEINAQAAE from the coding sequence ATGAGCACGCTGAAACCGCTCCAGATCGATGTCGTCTCCGACGTGGTGTGCCCGTGGTGCTATATCGGCAAGCACCGGATCGAGAGTGCGCTGGCGCTCGTTCCGGACGTTCCGGTGAAGCTGAATTTCCGTCCCTTCTTCCTCAATCCCTGGGTGCCGCGCGAGGGCATCAGCCGCGAGGATTATCTCACCACCAAGTTCGGCTCGGTCGACGCCTATAAAGGCATAGCGGGACGCGTCGTCGCAGCCGCCAGCGAAGAAGGCCTCGTCTACAGGCCCGAGCTGGTCGCGCGCCAGCCCAATACGACCGACTGCCATCGCCTGATCCTGTGGGCCGAAACAATCGGCAAGGCGCCCGAGATGAAGCAGCGCCTGATGGAGCTCTACTTCCGCGACGGCGGCGATCTCACCGATGTGAACGTGCTGGTGCAGGCGGCCGCCGATATCGGCCTCGATGCCGACGACGTGCGCAAGCGCCTCGCAACCGACGAGGACGTCGCGCGCGTCTCGGCCGACGCGCAGGAAGCCGCCGAGAAGGGCATCTCCGGCGTGCCGACCTACGTCTTTGCCCAAAAGTATGCCGTCTCCGGCGCGCAGGATCCGAACCTGCTCGCCCGGGCGATCCGCCAGGTCTCTGCGGAGATCAACGCGCAGGCGGCGGAGTAG
- a CDS encoding methyltransferase family protein produces MIARLLLQNTITTFAMGALLFACAGTLRWPSAWAFLLTCALLGPVCGWWLYRIDPALLAERLRPVLQRDQPAADKAFMSVFVIAMLAWLALMGADRRMQSSDMPVALQALGFVLFLLSTLFTLWVFRENSFAAPVVKLQAERAQRVISTGPYAHIRHPMYSGMMLFFAGVPLLLGSWWGLAMTPLFLALFAVRIRIEERTLREGLPDYADYAARVRYRLLPGVW; encoded by the coding sequence ATGATCGCAAGGCTGCTGCTGCAAAACACGATCACCACGTTCGCGATGGGCGCGCTGCTGTTCGCGTGCGCCGGCACGCTGCGCTGGCCGTCGGCCTGGGCGTTCCTGCTCACCTGCGCCCTGCTCGGGCCGGTCTGCGGCTGGTGGCTCTACCGGATCGATCCGGCGCTGCTCGCCGAACGGCTGCGGCCGGTCCTGCAAAGGGACCAGCCCGCCGCCGACAAAGCATTCATGAGCGTCTTCGTCATCGCGATGCTGGCCTGGCTGGCGCTGATGGGTGCCGACCGGCGCATGCAATCCTCCGACATGCCGGTCGCGCTCCAGGCACTCGGCTTCGTGCTGTTCCTGCTCTCGACACTGTTCACACTCTGGGTGTTCCGCGAGAACTCGTTCGCCGCCCCGGTGGTGAAGCTGCAGGCCGAGCGCGCGCAGCGGGTGATCTCGACGGGCCCCTATGCCCATATCCGCCATCCCATGTACAGCGGCATGATGCTGTTCTTCGCGGGCGTGCCGCTGCTGCTGGGCTCGTGGTGGGGACTTGCGATGACGCCGCTCTTTCTTGCGCTGTTTGCAGTCCGCATCCGCATCGAGGAACGGACGTTGCGCGAGGGACTGCCGGACTATGCCGACTATGCGGCGCGCGTACGCTATCGCCTGCTGCCGGGCGTGTGGTGA
- a CDS encoding carotenoid oxygenase family protein — protein MQHDAVIERRNNIAPIPFEADAPFLKIVGELPRELNGTLYRNGPNPQFDSPGAHWFVGDGMLHAFHLENGRASYRNRWVRTPKWLAEHDAGRALFGGFGRKLPDAPAHLTDGGVANTNLIFHAGKLLALEEAHLPTEIEPGTLATRGYHDYQGRIAGGFTAHPKVDPGTGELVFFGYNAAGPLTPALSYGSIDASGKATRFERFEAPYASMVHDFIVTANHVLFPILPLTGSMERAMSGKPPYAWEPEKGAYVGVMKRSGTAKDIIWFRAEACYVFHVMNAWEDGDRIIADVMQFEQAPLFPHPDGRPTNPEKSFARHCRWTFDLSGHTDRFQQTYLDELTGEFPRIDDRRAGLKSRHGWYACVNPKLPMFGALSGIVYVDGTGKRLGHYLLPAGDTISEPVFVERSKDAAEADGWLLAVVWRARENRSDLAVFNATDIEAGPVALVQLGHRVPDGFHGNWVGAA, from the coding sequence GTGCAGCACGACGCCGTCATCGAGCGCCGCAACAACATCGCGCCGATTCCGTTCGAGGCCGATGCGCCCTTCCTCAAGATCGTCGGGGAATTGCCGCGCGAGCTGAACGGCACGCTCTATCGCAACGGCCCCAACCCGCAGTTCGATTCGCCCGGCGCGCACTGGTTCGTCGGCGACGGCATGCTGCACGCCTTTCACCTCGAGAATGGCCGCGCCAGCTACCGCAACCGCTGGGTCCGTACGCCGAAATGGCTCGCCGAGCACGATGCCGGCCGCGCGCTGTTCGGCGGCTTCGGCCGCAAGCTGCCGGATGCGCCGGCACATCTCACCGACGGCGGCGTCGCTAACACCAACCTCATCTTCCATGCCGGCAAGCTGCTGGCGCTGGAGGAAGCGCATCTGCCGACCGAGATCGAGCCGGGCACGCTGGCGACGCGCGGCTATCACGACTACCAGGGGCGTATCGCCGGCGGTTTTACGGCGCATCCAAAGGTCGATCCAGGTACCGGTGAGCTCGTCTTCTTCGGCTACAACGCCGCGGGACCGCTGACGCCGGCCCTCTCCTACGGATCGATCGACGCCTCCGGCAAGGCGACGCGTTTCGAGCGATTCGAGGCACCCTATGCCAGCATGGTGCACGATTTCATCGTCACCGCAAACCACGTGCTGTTTCCGATCCTTCCCCTCACCGGCAGCATGGAGCGCGCGATGAGCGGCAAGCCGCCCTATGCCTGGGAGCCCGAGAAAGGCGCCTATGTCGGAGTCATGAAGCGCAGCGGGACGGCAAAGGACATCATTTGGTTCCGCGCTGAGGCCTGCTACGTCTTCCACGTCATGAACGCATGGGAGGACGGCGATCGCATCATTGCGGATGTCATGCAGTTCGAGCAGGCGCCACTATTTCCGCATCCCGACGGCCGGCCAACAAATCCCGAAAAATCCTTTGCCCGTCATTGCCGCTGGACGTTCGATCTTTCGGGACATACCGACCGCTTCCAGCAGACCTATCTCGACGAGCTCACGGGCGAATTCCCGCGCATCGACGATCGCCGCGCCGGCTTGAAAAGTCGCCACGGCTGGTACGCCTGCGTCAATCCAAAATTGCCGATGTTCGGCGCGCTGTCCGGCATCGTCTATGTCGACGGCACCGGCAAGCGGCTCGGCCATTACCTGCTGCCGGCCGGCGATACCATCTCCGAGCCAGTGTTCGTCGAACGGTCGAAGGATGCAGCCGAGGCCGACGGCTGGCTGCTCGCCGTGGTCTGGCGCGCGCGGGAAAATCGCAGCGACCTTGCCGTGTTCAACGCCACTGATATCGAGGCCGGCCCCGTCGCCCTGGTGCAGCTCGGCCATCGCGTGCCGGACGGCTTTCACGGCAATTGGGTGGGTGCGGCGTAG
- a CDS encoding TetR/AcrR family transcriptional regulator — MAKTDTKSETARKPRTPRRTSSAAQPRSARRPAAAKPETPYHHGALREALLQAAERVLERDGLSGLTLRAVAREAGVSHAAPTHHFGDLTGLLSELAAVGFRQFNAAMASSCDAATTPLARALARPKAYVAYAQAHPGMYGIMFRTERLDYSRPSLQEAAEASFAGLANAIGAMRQEQISGDALTLNQGAAIARAWSMVHGFTMLLLDGRLEDILERLPEGTTAERLLEAMLMVPVTGKLPGP, encoded by the coding sequence ATGGCCAAGACCGACACCAAGAGCGAAACCGCGCGCAAGCCGCGCACCCCGCGCAGGACATCGTCAGCAGCGCAGCCGCGTTCCGCGCGCCGCCCGGCAGCAGCGAAACCCGAGACGCCGTATCACCATGGCGCCCTGCGCGAGGCGCTGCTCCAGGCCGCCGAACGGGTACTCGAGCGCGACGGGCTGTCCGGCCTGACATTGCGTGCGGTAGCGCGCGAGGCGGGCGTGTCGCACGCTGCGCCCACCCATCATTTCGGCGATCTCACCGGCCTGCTCAGCGAGCTCGCTGCGGTCGGCTTCCGCCAGTTCAACGCGGCGATGGCCTCGTCCTGCGATGCCGCCACCACGCCGCTCGCGCGCGCGCTGGCGCGGCCGAAGGCCTATGTCGCCTACGCGCAGGCCCATCCCGGCATGTACGGCATCATGTTTCGCACGGAGCGGCTCGACTATTCGAGACCGTCTCTGCAAGAGGCGGCTGAGGCTTCGTTTGCCGGACTTGCCAATGCCATCGGCGCGATGCGCCAGGAGCAGATCAGCGGCGATGCGCTGACGCTGAACCAGGGCGCCGCCATCGCGCGCGCCTGGTCAATGGTGCACGGTTTCACCATGCTGCTGCTCGACGGCCGCCTCGAAGACATCCTGGAGCGGCTGCCCGAGGGCACCACGGCCGAACGGCTGCTCGAGGCGATGCTGATGGTGCCCGTCACGGGCAAACTGCCGGGGCCTTGA
- a CDS encoding helix-turn-helix domain-containing protein, which yields MNAHASTAQAERSQRVHIGDHLREWRQRRRMSQLDLAGEAEISARHLSFVETGRAAPSREMVLRLAERLDVPLRERNVLLVAAGYAPAFPQRPLEDPALKSARQAIDLVLKAHEPNPALAYDRHWNLVTANRMVAPLLEGIPERLLGQPFNVLRLAFHPEGLAPRTVNLAEWCAHLLERLHRQCEATADPELIKLYNDLKSYPIPARSAPLSGDNVAIPFKLRQGGEILSFFSTTMVFGTPVDITLSELALETFFPADERTAERLRQMAAAMS from the coding sequence ATGAACGCACATGCATCCACGGCCCAGGCCGAACGCAGCCAGCGGGTCCATATCGGCGATCATTTGCGCGAATGGCGGCAGCGCCGCCGCATGAGCCAGCTCGATCTCGCCGGTGAGGCCGAGATCTCGGCGCGGCACCTGAGCTTCGTCGAGACCGGCCGCGCCGCGCCTTCGCGCGAGATGGTGCTGAGATTGGCCGAGCGGCTCGACGTGCCCTTGCGCGAACGCAACGTGCTGCTGGTCGCCGCCGGCTACGCGCCGGCCTTTCCGCAGCGTCCGCTGGAGGATCCCGCCTTGAAATCAGCCCGCCAGGCGATCGACCTCGTCCTCAAAGCACACGAGCCCAATCCTGCGCTGGCCTATGACCGGCACTGGAATCTGGTGACGGCCAATCGCATGGTGGCGCCGCTGCTCGAAGGCATCCCGGAACGGCTGCTCGGACAGCCCTTCAATGTGCTGCGGCTCGCCTTTCATCCGGAGGGGTTGGCACCACGCACGGTCAACCTCGCGGAATGGTGCGCGCATCTTCTCGAGCGGCTGCACCGGCAATGCGAGGCCACCGCCGATCCGGAGCTGATCAAGCTGTACAACGACCTCAAGAGCTATCCCATTCCGGCGCGCTCGGCGCCGCTGTCAGGCGACAATGTCGCAATCCCCTTCAAGCTGCGACAGGGTGGGGAAATACTCAGTTTCTTCTCCACCACCATGGTGTTCGGCACGCCCGTGGACATCACGCTGTCCGAGCTGGCGCTGGAGACGTTCTTCCCGGCGGATGAACGCACGGCCGAACGGCTCAGGCAGATGGCCGCAGCCATGTCCTAG
- a CDS encoding glutathione S-transferase, with protein MKYELYYWPEIQGRGEYVRLALEEAGAAYVDVARGPRGTSAMMKMMDADGGTPPFAPPFLKAGKLVIGQTANILLYLGARHGLAPKTEAGRLWVHQLQLTITDLVVEIHDTHHPLGPSLYYEDARPAAKKRTVDFWDERVPKYLGYFEQLLAGNGDAYVTGRRLTYVDLSLFQIVAGLRYAFPKRMKAFETDVPGLVGLHDRIAARPNIKAYLESERRIPFNEQGIFRRYRELDA; from the coding sequence ATGAAATACGAGCTCTACTACTGGCCCGAGATCCAGGGCCGCGGCGAATATGTGCGGCTGGCACTGGAGGAGGCGGGGGCGGCTTACGTCGACGTCGCGCGCGGGCCGCGCGGCACCAGCGCAATGATGAAGATGATGGATGCGGATGGCGGCACGCCGCCTTTTGCGCCGCCGTTCCTGAAGGCCGGCAAGCTCGTCATCGGCCAGACCGCCAACATCCTGCTCTATCTCGGCGCCCGGCATGGCCTGGCGCCGAAGACGGAAGCAGGCCGGCTCTGGGTGCATCAGCTTCAGCTCACCATCACCGACCTCGTGGTCGAGATCCACGACACGCATCATCCGCTCGGGCCTTCGCTCTACTACGAGGACGCGCGTCCTGCAGCGAAGAAGCGCACCGTCGATTTCTGGGATGAGCGCGTGCCGAAATATCTCGGCTATTTCGAACAGCTCCTCGCCGGCAATGGCGATGCGTACGTGACCGGCCGCAGGCTGACCTATGTCGATCTCTCGCTGTTCCAGATCGTCGCCGGGCTGCGCTACGCGTTTCCGAAGCGCATGAAGGCATTCGAGACAGATGTCCCGGGCCTGGTCGGCCTGCACGATCGCATTGCGGCGCGGCCGAACATCAAGGCCTATCTCGAAAGCGAGCGCCGCATTCCCTTCAACGAGCAGGGCATCTTCCGCCGCTATCGCGAGCTCGATGCGTGA
- a CDS encoding GNAT family N-acetyltransferase — MVDIAHLASINPASAKDATPALVPLTAVEPGHWRALAQRAVEPNGYYLPAWELAVSASARGRTDASALAALDGSSGRLIGLMPVMSLWRALKIPLPALMSAHPYGTLCSPLIDRDAAIDAATRLLQQARQAGAHALVLNDVALDGAAMNALKQALDRDGLKPRILSSYTRASLDATQDGEMLLRDALGTKKLKELRRQRHRLEAHGPVVFDIARKSDEIRPALETFLQLEASGWKGQRGTALIQHGGDATFIRRAVPALAETAQCEIVTLRAGATPVAAGIVLRHQDRAFFFKLGIDERFAKYSPGVQLTLDLTRHLCADPAIASADSTASAGHPMINPIWRGRFAIGDVLIPLRRNDPVVALIHAALAGLNAAHASARRIVHLLRK, encoded by the coding sequence GTGGTCGACATTGCGCATCTGGCTTCGATCAATCCGGCATCGGCGAAGGATGCAACGCCCGCGCTCGTCCCACTGACGGCGGTCGAGCCCGGCCACTGGCGCGCGCTGGCGCAGCGCGCCGTCGAGCCGAACGGATATTACCTTCCTGCCTGGGAGCTTGCCGTCAGCGCGAGTGCGCGCGGCCGCACGGATGCCTCCGCGCTTGCCGCGTTGGACGGATCTTCGGGTCGATTGATCGGGCTGATGCCGGTGATGTCGCTCTGGCGCGCCCTAAAGATCCCCCTGCCCGCGCTGATGAGCGCGCATCCCTATGGCACGCTGTGCAGCCCGCTGATCGACCGCGACGCCGCGATCGACGCGGCCACCCGCCTGTTGCAGCAGGCACGGCAGGCCGGCGCACATGCGCTGGTGCTGAATGACGTCGCGCTCGACGGCGCGGCAATGAATGCGCTCAAGCAGGCTCTCGATCGCGACGGCCTGAAGCCGCGCATCCTCTCCTCCTACACCCGCGCCAGCCTCGATGCGACGCAAGATGGCGAGATGCTGCTGCGCGATGCGCTCGGCACCAAGAAGCTCAAGGAGCTGCGCCGCCAGCGCCATCGTCTCGAAGCGCACGGTCCCGTCGTGTTCGACATCGCGCGCAAGTCCGACGAGATCAGGCCGGCGCTCGAAACGTTCCTGCAGCTCGAAGCCAGCGGCTGGAAAGGCCAGCGCGGCACCGCACTGATCCAGCACGGAGGCGATGCGACCTTCATCCGCCGCGCAGTGCCCGCACTCGCCGAAACCGCGCAGTGCGAGATCGTCACGCTTCGCGCTGGCGCGACGCCGGTCGCCGCCGGCATCGTGCTGCGCCATCAGGACCGCGCATTCTTCTTCAAGCTCGGCATCGACGAACGTTTTGCAAAATATTCGCCGGGCGTGCAGCTCACGCTCGACCTCACCCGCCACCTCTGTGCCGATCCGGCCATTGCGAGTGCGGATTCCACCGCAAGCGCCGGCCATCCCATGATCAACCCGATCTGGCGCGGACGCTTCGCGATCGGCGACGTGCTGATCCCGCTGCGGCGGAATGACCCGGTCGTGGCCTTGATTCACGCAGCGCTGGCCGGCCTCAACGCCGCGCACGCGAGCGCGCGACGCATAGTCCATCTGCTCCGCAAATAA
- a CDS encoding fumarate hydratase gives MNAPTAFPDPTKPVPPYKHTPLFPLGKDETPYKKISSEGVRVERVLGKDMLVVSREALRAVSEAAFGDINHYLRPGHLKQLRAILEDGEASPNDKFVALDFLKNANIAAGGVLPMCQDTGTAIIMGKKGCNVITDGDDEAALSEGARDAYLRRNLRYSQVAPLSMYEEKNTANNMPAQCEIYAEGDDAYKFMFMAKGGGSANKSFLFQATPSVLTKDRLLAFLKEKILTLGTAACPPYHLAIVIGGTSAELCMKTVKLASARYLDALPTHGSPDGNAFRDVEMEQEIHKMTQQLGVGAQFGGKYFCHDVRVIRMPRHGASLPIGLGVSCSADRQVLGKITRDGVYLEELEHNPAQYLPEVEQSLGGEVVKIDLNQPMKDILATFSKHPIKTRVSMTGTMIVARDSAHAKLRERLEKGEPLPDYFKNHPVYYAGPAKTPEGYASGAFGPTTAGRMDSFVDQFQAAGGSMVMVAKGNRAPAVREACKKYGGFYLGSIGGAAANLAEHCIKKVEVLEYSELGMEAIWRIEVVDFPAFIIIDDKGNDFFKELNLG, from the coding sequence ATGAACGCTCCCACTGCCTTCCCCGATCCGACAAAACCCGTTCCGCCCTACAAGCACACCCCGCTGTTTCCGCTCGGCAAGGACGAGACGCCCTACAAGAAGATTTCGTCCGAAGGCGTGCGGGTCGAGAGGGTTCTGGGCAAGGACATGCTGGTGGTGTCGCGCGAGGCGCTGCGGGCGGTGTCGGAGGCGGCCTTTGGCGACATCAACCATTATCTGCGGCCCGGTCATCTGAAGCAGCTTCGCGCGATCCTGGAGGACGGCGAGGCGAGCCCGAACGACAAGTTCGTCGCGCTCGACTTCTTGAAGAACGCCAACATCGCGGCCGGCGGCGTGCTGCCGATGTGCCAGGACACCGGCACCGCGATCATCATGGGCAAGAAGGGCTGCAACGTCATCACCGATGGTGACGACGAGGCGGCGCTGTCGGAAGGCGCGCGCGATGCGTATCTGCGGCGCAACCTGCGCTACTCGCAGGTCGCCCCGCTCTCGATGTACGAGGAGAAGAACACCGCCAACAACATGCCGGCGCAGTGCGAGATCTACGCCGAGGGCGATGACGCCTACAAGTTCATGTTCATGGCGAAGGGCGGCGGCAGCGCCAACAAGAGCTTCCTGTTCCAGGCGACGCCTTCCGTGCTCACCAAGGACCGGCTGCTCGCATTCCTGAAGGAAAAGATCCTCACCCTCGGCACCGCGGCGTGCCCGCCTTATCACCTCGCCATCGTGATCGGCGGCACCTCGGCCGAACTCTGCATGAAGACGGTGAAGCTCGCCTCCGCCCGCTATCTCGATGCGCTGCCGACGCACGGCTCGCCCGACGGCAACGCCTTCCGCGACGTCGAGATGGAGCAGGAAATCCACAAGATGACGCAACAGCTCGGCGTCGGCGCGCAGTTCGGCGGCAAATATTTTTGCCACGACGTGCGGGTGATCCGCATGCCACGCCACGGTGCTTCGCTGCCCATTGGCCTCGGCGTGTCCTGCTCCGCCGACCGCCAGGTACTCGGCAAGATTACCAGGGACGGCGTCTATCTCGAGGAGCTCGAGCACAACCCCGCGCAGTATCTGCCTGAGGTCGAGCAGTCGCTCGGCGGTGAGGTGGTCAAGATCGACCTCAACCAGCCGATGAAGGATATTCTGGCGACGTTCTCGAAGCACCCGATCAAGACCCGGGTCTCGATGACCGGCACCATGATCGTCGCGCGCGATTCTGCCCATGCCAAGCTGCGCGAGCGGCTGGAAAAGGGCGAGCCGCTGCCGGACTACTTCAAGAACCACCCGGTCTACTACGCCGGCCCGGCCAAGACGCCCGAAGGCTACGCCTCCGGTGCATTCGGGCCGACCACCGCGGGCCGCATGGATTCCTTTGTCGACCAGTTCCAGGCCGCTGGCGGCTCGATGGTGATGGTGGCCAAGGGCAACCGCGCGCCTGCCGTGCGCGAGGCCTGCAAGAAGTATGGCGGCTTCTATCTCGGCTCGATCGGCGGCGCTGCGGCGAACCTTGCCGAGCACTGCATCAAGAAGGTCGAGGTGCTCGAATATTCCGAGCTCGGCATGGAAGCGATCTGGCGCATCGAAGTTGTCGACTTCCCGGCGTTCATCATCATCGACGACAAGGGCAACGACTTCTTCAAGGAGTTGAATCTGGGCTGA
- a CDS encoding inner membrane-spanning protein YciB, with protein sequence MKDVFARLASDFLSAIVFLVIYLITENVILATSVAIAGAVAQVFYARVKGQQLNYMTYASLALVVVLGTVTLLTNDPRFMLAKPSIAHFAIGAIMLKRGWMLRYMPPIVSETVPEYVTAAGYAWAALMFALGAGMIFVASTGDLKLWAFYITVVAGGAKILAFAVQYVVLRLIVTSRRRAAARA encoded by the coding sequence ATGAAGGACGTATTCGCCCGCCTTGCCTCCGACTTCCTCTCCGCGATCGTCTTCCTGGTCATCTATCTCATCACCGAAAACGTCATCCTGGCGACATCGGTTGCGATTGCCGGCGCGGTCGCGCAGGTCTTCTACGCCCGCGTGAAGGGACAGCAGCTGAACTACATGACCTATGCGAGTCTCGCGCTGGTCGTCGTGCTGGGGACCGTCACGCTGCTGACCAACGATCCCCGCTTCATGCTGGCAAAGCCCTCGATCGCGCATTTCGCGATCGGCGCCATCATGCTCAAGCGCGGCTGGATGCTGCGCTACATGCCGCCGATCGTCAGCGAGACCGTGCCGGAATATGTGACGGCTGCGGGCTATGCCTGGGCGGCGCTGATGTTCGCGCTCGGCGCCGGCATGATCTTCGTGGCTTCGACCGGCGATCTGAAGCTGTGGGCGTTCTACATCACGGTGGTCGCCGGCGGCGCCAAGATCCTGGCCTTTGCCGTGCAGTATGTCGTGCTGCGGCTCATCGTCACCAGCCGCCGGCGCGCCGCCGCCCGCGCCTGA
- a CDS encoding SET domain-containing protein, with amino-acid sequence MPNIASRKAYRVGRSKTGLGLFATMPIKKGTRIIRYFGPILDSRIPAHDEIENKYLFELNGRWTIDGSVRKNLARYINHSCRPNAESDVRPRERKVFIRAIKNIEPGEEINYDYGTDYFKAYLKPIGCKCAACENKRKKLRAEARAERAKVKARTERKAKKAPTKGAKKKKLNGHAFSKANGRARA; translated from the coding sequence ATGCCCAACATCGCTTCCCGCAAAGCTTATCGCGTCGGCCGTTCCAAGACCGGCCTTGGCCTCTTCGCCACCATGCCGATCAAGAAGGGCACCCGGATCATCCGCTATTTCGGGCCGATCCTGGACTCGCGCATTCCCGCCCATGACGAGATCGAGAACAAGTATTTGTTCGAGCTCAACGGTCGCTGGACCATCGACGGCTCGGTGCGCAAGAACCTCGCCCGCTACATCAATCACTCCTGTCGGCCCAACGCCGAATCCGACGTCCGGCCGCGCGAGCGCAAGGTCTTCATCCGCGCCATCAAGAACATCGAGCCGGGCGAGGAGATCAACTATGACTACGGCACCGACTACTTCAAAGCCTATCTGAAGCCGATCGGCTGCAAATGCGCCGCCTGCGAGAACAAGCGCAAGAAGCTGCGCGCCGAAGCTCGCGCCGAACGCGCCAAGGTGAAGGCGCGCACCGAGCGCAAGGCCAAAAAAGCGCCCACCAAGGGCGCCAAAAAGAAGAAGCTCAACGGTCACGCATTCAGCAAGGCTAACGGCCGCGCGCGGGCATAG